The Capricornis sumatraensis isolate serow.1 chromosome 15, serow.2, whole genome shotgun sequence DNA segment TAGTCTCAAAGATGCCATTACATTTCAGTAGTTCATTGTAACCATTATTGCTACAATTACCAAAGTGTAATCGTATACCAGTTAGTATAATAGTCTTTACTTTTTCATGTATGTGCTTATTcatctctttgtttatttttgatagaTGGATGGACCAGAAAGTGTGGTTATGGAACTGGCAATTGCAGGAAAAGTtgcaaagaaaatgagaagaagaaagaaaagtgtggGTTAAGAAAGCTTTGCTGCATCCCTATAAAGCATAAATCATCAAAACTTGTCATAAAAGAAGAGACAACATATAAGATTATGGCAAGTACCACTAAGTATGAATTTATGACTTGTGACAAGAGGATTTTGGCAGCATTTCAATGAGTCAGTAAGATGGGTATACAGGTCACCTACATGGTCCTTAGATCCGTAGTATCTAAGGAGACTGGGTCCTTACCTgatccattaaaaaatatatgttcattCTACCTATCATTTGTTTCTGTCTTGCTAGTCCTCTATAGCCTAACATTTTAGCCTCTAGCCTAGGCTGTCACAGGAAATCAGTTCTCATGGTAAACCAGTTTCATAGAATCTGAATCTTGAATTCCTAAGCCTCTGATCAGGTGCTATAGGTCTCTGAATGTGGAAGTGCTCCAGGTTAAGGCAAATTTCACTTTGATCACACATCTTTATTTAATGTCTCATCCTGGATTGTTGAGATAGGCCAGAAGTCTTTTGcctctttgtgaaagtgaaagtgttaatcgttcagtcatgtctgactctgcgaccccacagaccataGTTGGCCagtctctgtctatggaatgctccaggaaaaaaatattggagtgggtagacattcccttctccaggagatcttcccgacccagagatcaaatccaggtatcctgcactgcaggcagattctttactctctgagccaccagggaagccctttgccgCTTTAGCTCCATGTTTAGCCTGAGGCTCTGTCTCATTGTCTCTCTCTTGGAATTTATCCCTTACTCCAACCCCCTAATTACACTTGGCTGTCAAAAGACAGGAATGCCGTCTGCACAAGAGACAACTACTCAGGCCCCAACGAAGTGGAAGGggaaaatagtgaaaaaacaagcaaacaaacaaaaaacaaagaaaaagaaaactaattaaaCAACACCAACCAAAATTCCTCAAAGTTTACAGAGAACAACAGTGTGCAAGAACTTGTCCTAAACACTTTACTGTATAACCTCAATTTGCCCTAGCACTAGCTCCACGAAGTAAGAAGTAGTATTGTGTCCTTTGGCCAGAAGAGGAAACTAAGTCACAGAgagtttaagtgacttgctcCAAGTGGCACAAAAAAGCAGCTTAGTAGCAAGACTTTGAACCCATGATACCTGAACTCAGACATTATGCTTCCTCAAGGTGGAAAAATCTTTGCTGCAGTAAGAAAAGCTTCCCTTTACTCTTTCCACCCAGAATCTACTTCATTAATATAAAAGGTGTCATGAAAGGAAGAGCTTTGTGAGCCTCCTTGTggttaaaggggcttccctgatggctcagttggtaaagaatcctcttgcaatgcaggacaccccagtgcgattactgggtcaggaagatccgctggagaagggataggatacccacgccagtattcttgggcttcccttgtggctcagctggaaaaggatctgcctgcaatgcaggagacctgggtttaatccctgggttgggaagatcccctcgagaagggaaaggctacccactccagtattctgtcctggagaattccacagactgtatagtctatggagtcccaaagagttggacatgactgagaaactttcacttcactcactttgtGGTTAAAATGTGCAACAAACCCAACCCTAATTGGTATGTGAGCctacatgcttagttgctcaatcgtgtccaactctttgcaaccccataaactatagaccactaggctcctctgttcatgggattgtccaggcaaaaatactggaatgagttgccatttcctccttcaggggatcttcccaacccagagactgaaccagagtcttctgagtctcctgcattggcaggcgggttctttaccactgagccacctgggaagccccaaaatggtATATCCAGatacaaatagaaataatttcCAGTTGCAGTAAATGAGGAAGTTGTCCCTATGTAGTAGGCAGTCTTAGTTTAGAGGCCAATGCCAGTCAGTTCTAGAGCTGAAAATTATCCCTAGCCTCTGTTGACATGAATTATCTGGAGAATGCAGTCTGAAGACAAGGTACATCAATCACCAAATAATGGCAGCTTCTAATCCTTCAACTCGTTTCTCAGAGTACTTTCACTTCaattctctcattttctcccGCTCTAATAGTATAACACTGATGTCTCAAACCTTAAAGGATATGCTTGTGATATCTGGGGAGTGGCTTAGAGACTGGATCTCAGATTACTCAGGCGCAATGATTCCAATAAACACCAATTCTAACCCAGGTTACACCAGTGGTTGCAGATAATACAAGCTACCTGTTCTTGAACTAAgagtttttattcatttttttgacAAGAGAAATTATGCCCACAAGTAGACCTAGGAGTCTTAGAGAGTTACATTAAACATGACTCCATATCCACagtcccaaagaaatgaaaaggttgTGGGGAAATGCAAGTGTGTTAAGTCACCTTACTCCTCACTTTGTTCATCCCCCAGATGGAATTATTTGAttatatcttcccaacccaggaattgaacccaggtcttctggtggctcagatggtaaagaatctgcctgcaatgcaagagacctgagtttgatgcctgggttggaaagattccctggggaagggaatggcaacccactccagtagtcttgcctggagaatcccatggacaatggagcctggtgggcgacagttcatagggtcacaaagagtgggacatgactgagtgactaatactttcactatCTTTCAAACTTTATATGCCTTTCAACTCTTAAAGCCTTCTTCCCTCTTTAAATTATGATGAAAATCCAATCTTTACCCTTGACTTCAAAAGAGGCATCTTAGAGAGCAAAGACATAAAGCATGAAAAGAGACCGAGAAAGAGAAAAGTGCTCTCAGCCATAATCCTAAAATACATCCTAGATATCTCCTTCTTCCTCGCCGCTCCCCACCCCTACTCATCATGTCGGCCACGAAGACCTTCCAAGTCTGCCTCCATAGTGCCTATTCTCTATCCCTGCCACTGCTATTCTAATTCAGCTGTCATTTTTCCTTGACCGTTGTCATGGGCCAAATCCTGTCCCCTcataattcatatgttgaagtcctaatccccagtacGTCAGAATGGGACCGCATTTGGAGATGAGATAAACAGGAAATTTAAAGAgctaattaagttaaaatgagatccTTAGGCCGAGTCCTGGGCCTTCCctcaaagctcagttggtaaagaatcttcctgcagtacaggagacctgggtttgactcctaggtaaagaagatcccctggagaaggaaatggcaacccactccagtattcttgcctggagaatcccatgtacaaagGAACCTGCAGGCTACATAgccttggggtcacaagagtgggacactacttagtaactaaaccaccacaggcCAAGTCTTAATCCAAATGAATGGCatttttataagaagaggagattaggaaACAGACACACCAGAGAAGGAAAACCATGAAAAGGTACAGAgaggagattcagttcagttcagccgctcagctgtgtccaactctttgtgaccccatggactgcagcatgccaggcttccctgtcctttaccatctcccagagcttgctcaagctcatgtccatcaagtcagtgatgccatccaaccatctcatcctctgtagtccctttctcctcctgccttcaatctttcccagagtcagtgtcttttccaatgagtcagttcttcgcatcaggtggccaaagtgttggagtttcagcttcagcatcagtccttccaatgagaggAGATGACATCTACAAATCAAGGAGAGAGACTTCAGAAGAAAACAATCCCACTGGTACCTTTAACTCAGACTTTTagcttccagaattgtgagaagaTAAATTTTTTGTTGCTTAAACCACACAGTCTGTGGTCCTTTGTTACGGCAGCCCTATCAGATTAATGAACACATGCTATAACATTTACATCCTATTGACCTCTTTGTCTCCCACTATGCCTTTGACTCACTCCAATCTTTCCATACAGTTGCCAGggaatcatttcttaaaaaaaaaaaaaaagtatttggctatgccaggtcttagttgcagcatatgggctcTAGTggttctctaaccagggatcaaacctgagcatggtgtcttagccactggaccaccagggaagccccaggagatcATTTCTAAAACCCAAATCTGacacttttgtttttcctctcaaaCTGTCAAAAGCTGTACAGTGATTGCAAGAATCAGTTCTAAATATCCTTTATGATAATCTCCTGCCCACTTTGGTAGTTTCCCTTTCAATTCCTCCCATGGACCTCACGAGCAACTTGTGTTCTTG contains these protein-coding regions:
- the LOC138091161 gene encoding beta-defensin 115-like, producing the protein MLLDHSLSLSGYVKILFLAVAVLVILDQASADGWTRKCGYGTGNCRKSCKENEKKKEKCGLRKLCCIPIKHKSSKLVIKEETTYKIMASTTKYEFMTCDKRILAAFQ